One stretch of Bosea vaviloviae DNA includes these proteins:
- a CDS encoding stage II sporulation protein M, with the protein MQQLPQLYRMAASSLSVARSIALDRNLVLYLEGLVLRAFLIVYGPRVGTLETLLGFLRRGFPAAVRAAGWHILLATLAIIAGLVIGFMLVAPNESWFSALVPEAMAGGRGPGNTAKQLRDTEIFAPWPGFVESFVVFANFLFRHNTTIGLMTFGLGILGGVPTLLLLAYQGVIIGAFLALHHNRGLLYDFVGWISIHGVTEIGALILCGAGGLVIAEKILFPGRHSRLDSLAQSGRAAAGLAGGAVLMLFVAGLIEGGFRQLIADTPARLAIGAATGVLWTAYFLSNRRYVSHGPET; encoded by the coding sequence TTGCAGCAGTTGCCACAGCTCTATCGCATGGCTGCGTCCTCGCTCTCGGTCGCGCGTTCCATCGCGCTCGATCGCAATCTGGTGCTCTATCTCGAAGGCTTGGTGCTGCGGGCCTTCCTCATCGTCTACGGACCGCGCGTCGGCACGCTGGAAACCCTGCTTGGCTTCCTGCGGCGTGGATTTCCCGCGGCGGTACGGGCCGCCGGCTGGCACATCCTGCTGGCGACGCTTGCAATCATTGCCGGCCTCGTCATCGGCTTCATGCTCGTCGCACCCAATGAGAGCTGGTTCAGCGCCTTGGTGCCTGAGGCGATGGCGGGCGGGCGCGGGCCAGGCAATACCGCCAAACAATTGCGCGACACGGAGATCTTCGCTCCCTGGCCGGGCTTCGTCGAATCTTTCGTCGTCTTCGCCAATTTCCTGTTCCGGCACAACACCACGATCGGCCTCATGACCTTCGGGCTCGGCATTCTCGGCGGTGTGCCGACATTGCTGTTGCTGGCCTATCAAGGGGTGATAATCGGGGCGTTCCTCGCATTGCATCATAATCGCGGCCTGCTCTACGATTTCGTCGGCTGGATCTCGATCCATGGCGTCACGGAGATCGGCGCGCTGATCCTGTGCGGGGCCGGCGGGCTGGTCATCGCCGAAAAAATCCTCTTTCCCGGCCGCCATTCACGCCTCGACAGCCTGGCGCAGAGTGGACGGGCTGCCGCTGGCCTGGCCGGCGGGGCCGTGCTGATGCTGTTCGTGGCAGGCCTCATCGAAGGCGGCTTCCGACAGCTGATCGCCGATACGCCGGCGCGCCTGGCCATCGGCGCGGCGACGGGCGTGCTCTGGACTGCTTACTTCCTCTCCAACCGCCGATATGTGAGCCATGGCCCAGAGACTTGA
- a CDS encoding DUF58 domain-containing protein: MIRPTLRAVLLFGATIPLALVLLAWDPALWPISLDIGLFVLVLIGVDALLCIRFARLDIACEVPARLFIGTMGAIRLSVALKHASRPVAFDALAEQRGEVEPPQSQRLVAKPGEPGLASLQVAPKRRGQIIVDAIWLRWQGPLALAVRTRRVALAKTITVLPDIRGIASAAIQFFSRDAVDGIKVQQQKGEGTEFEALRDHASGFDNRFIDWKRSAKHLKLLSKEFSVERNHQIVLAFDTGYLMAEPIEGLPRLDHAIHAGLLLGWISLRSGDHVGSFGFDGHVRQFMQPSRGMPYFTRLQNASGQLGYQVEETNFTLGLAELNARLKRRALVVLFTEFIDTTTAELLLESLQRMANRHAVIFVTLRDPLLPGIIDARPEHFRTAAEAVIAHDMLRERAVVLERLMRMGVHCLEVPPRGLAVGLVNRYLMIKQRGLL, translated from the coding sequence ATGATCCGGCCGACCCTTCGGGCTGTCCTGCTCTTCGGCGCGACCATACCGCTGGCGCTTGTCCTGTTGGCCTGGGATCCCGCGCTCTGGCCGATCTCGCTCGATATCGGTCTCTTCGTCCTGGTGCTCATCGGAGTCGATGCACTGCTCTGCATTCGCTTCGCCCGTCTCGATATCGCTTGCGAGGTGCCGGCGCGCCTCTTCATCGGAACGATGGGCGCCATTCGACTGAGCGTTGCCCTCAAGCATGCCTCGCGGCCGGTCGCTTTTGACGCCCTGGCAGAACAGCGCGGCGAGGTCGAGCCGCCGCAGTCGCAGCGCCTTGTCGCCAAGCCTGGTGAGCCAGGACTCGCCAGCCTGCAGGTCGCGCCGAAACGGCGTGGTCAGATCATTGTCGATGCCATCTGGCTGCGTTGGCAAGGCCCGCTGGCTCTGGCGGTACGGACGCGACGGGTCGCGCTGGCAAAGACGATCACCGTGCTGCCGGATATCCGCGGCATCGCCTCGGCCGCGATCCAGTTCTTCAGCCGCGACGCGGTCGACGGGATCAAGGTCCAGCAACAGAAGGGCGAGGGCACCGAATTCGAGGCCCTGCGCGACCATGCATCAGGTTTCGACAATCGCTTCATCGACTGGAAGCGCTCGGCCAAGCATCTGAAACTGCTCTCGAAGGAGTTCAGCGTCGAGCGCAATCATCAGATCGTGCTTGCTTTCGACACCGGCTATCTGATGGCCGAGCCGATCGAAGGCTTGCCACGGCTCGACCACGCTATCCATGCCGGCCTCCTGCTCGGCTGGATTTCGCTGCGCAGCGGCGACCATGTCGGCAGCTTCGGCTTCGATGGGCATGTGCGGCAGTTCATGCAGCCCTCGCGCGGCATGCCCTATTTCACCAGGCTGCAGAACGCATCCGGCCAGCTGGGCTATCAGGTCGAGGAGACCAACTTCACCCTTGGGCTTGCCGAGCTCAATGCCCGGTTGAAGCGGCGCGCGCTCGTGGTGCTGTTCACCGAATTCATCGACACGACAACGGCTGAATTGCTGCTTGAAAGCCTGCAGCGCATGGCCAATCGTCATGCTGTGATCTTTGTCACCCTGCGCGACCCGCTTCTGCCCGGCATCATCGACGCCAGGCCCGAGCATTTCCGGACCGCCGCGGAGGCCGTCATCGCGCATGACATGCTGCGTGAACGGGCTGTCGTCCTGGAGCGCCTCATGCGCATGGGCGTGCATTGCCTGGAGGTGCCGCCGCGCGGCTTGGCGGTCGGCCTGGTCAATCGCTATCTCATGATCAAGCAGAGGGGGCTGCTATAG
- a CDS encoding AAA family ATPase codes for MEFRDVSAITEGIRAEIRKAVIGQDEVIELMLTSLLCGGHILLEGVPGTAKTLLAQSFAAGLALKFGRIQFTPDMMPGDLLGTNLFNFQTSSFILTRGPIFTDILLADEINRTPPKTQAALLQAMNERNVTVDGVTYDLGEAFMVVATQNPIEQQGTYPLPEAQLDRFLFKINLTYPSKEEERDVVTRHGQRVAMPKLADFGLMPVISGDQLVAARMLVGQIKLGEPLVAYIVDIIRATRNHPAIETGASTRAATMLASASRARATTQGREFVIPDDVKQLAVPLLRHRIVLAPNAEIEGLISDQVIGEILDQVAVPR; via the coding sequence ATGGAATTCCGGGACGTCTCGGCGATCACTGAAGGGATAAGGGCCGAGATCCGCAAGGCCGTCATCGGCCAGGACGAGGTCATCGAACTGATGCTGACCAGCCTCCTCTGCGGTGGCCATATCCTGCTGGAAGGCGTACCGGGAACGGCAAAAACCTTGCTGGCTCAGTCCTTCGCTGCGGGTCTTGCGCTGAAATTCGGCCGTATCCAGTTCACGCCCGACATGATGCCCGGTGACTTGCTCGGCACCAATCTCTTCAATTTCCAGACCAGCAGCTTCATCCTGACGCGCGGGCCGATCTTCACCGACATCCTCCTCGCCGACGAGATCAACCGGACGCCGCCGAAGACGCAGGCCGCGCTCCTGCAGGCGATGAACGAACGCAATGTCACGGTCGACGGGGTCACCTATGACCTCGGCGAAGCCTTCATGGTCGTCGCGACGCAAAACCCGATCGAGCAGCAGGGAACCTATCCCCTGCCCGAAGCGCAGCTCGACCGCTTCCTCTTCAAGATCAACCTGACCTATCCGAGCAAGGAGGAGGAGCGCGACGTCGTCACCCGGCACGGCCAGCGCGTCGCCATGCCCAAACTCGCGGATTTCGGGCTGATGCCTGTCATCTCCGGCGATCAGCTGGTCGCTGCAAGAATGCTCGTCGGTCAGATCAAGCTCGGCGAGCCGCTCGTCGCCTATATCGTCGACATCATCCGCGCGACGCGCAACCACCCGGCAATCGAGACGGGGGCCTCGACGCGCGCGGCAACGATGCTGGCCTCCGCCAGCCGGGCAAGGGCAACGACGCAAGGGCGCGAATTCGTCATTCCCGACGATGTGAAGCAGCTGGCAGTGCCATTGCTGCGTCACCGGATCGTGCTGGCGCCGAATGCCGAAATCGAAGGGCTGATCAGCGACCAGGTTATCGGCGAGATTCTCGATCAGGTCGCCGTTCCACGATGA
- a CDS encoding DUF4129 domain-containing protein, whose translation MHQRLSRARIFHAIVGDDQAREHPEIVKITALLPSIVLLVPSDSAISASSDVRGILHSVIRRWDLQTTMPGETVRPASWLDWLSFDLPPDMLRVLLWGMIILGVLVTLWSLRDSLPVFSRSRKIVTRDEALQTAGSSGRMEDAQIEADDLARQGRYGEAMHLLLLKSLTEIRRGLGVSFAVSLTSREILRRVQLPDLGRDALSGVVQSVERTYYGGRSASHEDYIDCRTRFDVLKQSLPTVIAA comes from the coding sequence TTGCATCAGCGCCTCTCGCGCGCGCGAATATTCCACGCCATAGTGGGAGATGATCAGGCGCGGGAACATCCAGAGATCGTGAAAATCACTGCCCTGTTACCTAGCATCGTTTTGCTCGTGCCTTCCGACAGCGCCATATCGGCGTCTTCGGATGTGCGCGGTATCTTGCATTCGGTCATTCGCCGCTGGGATTTGCAGACGACAATGCCTGGCGAGACAGTCAGGCCGGCCAGTTGGCTCGATTGGCTGAGCTTCGATCTCCCTCCGGACATGCTACGCGTGCTGCTGTGGGGGATGATCATCCTTGGCGTGCTGGTGACGCTCTGGTCATTGCGCGACAGCCTCCCGGTCTTCAGCCGGTCGCGGAAGATCGTGACGCGGGACGAGGCCCTCCAGACCGCCGGGTCGTCGGGCCGCATGGAGGATGCCCAGATCGAAGCCGACGATCTCGCGCGGCAGGGGCGTTATGGCGAGGCCATGCACCTGCTCTTGCTGAAGAGCCTGACTGAAATCCGTCGCGGTTTGGGCGTGAGCTTCGCCGTATCGCTCACCAGCCGCGAGATCCTGCGGCGCGTGCAACTGCCCGATCTGGGCCGCGACGCGCTGAGCGGCGTCGTCCAGTCGGTCGAGCGGACCTATTATGGCGGCCGCAGCGCAAGTCATGAGGATTATATCGACTGCCGGACACGCTTCGACGTTTTGAAACAATCCCTCCCAACGGTCATTGCGGCGTGA
- a CDS encoding ABC transporter ATP-binding protein, with the protein MARIELQQIVKRYGTITTVRGIDLTIEDGEFVVLVGPSGCGKSTTLRMIAGLEPISGGTLRIGGEVVNDHEPKHRNIAMVFQNYAIYPHLTVAQNIGFGLYTSKLSKAQKQARIRETARTLSLEPYLDRRPAALSGGQRQRVAIGRAMVRDPVAFLFDEPLSNLDAQLRGQMRLEIKQLHQRLGSTIVFVTHDQVEAMSLADRIVVMRDGSILQVGSPMELYNRPADIFTARFIGTPEMNMIDAVAADGGLAVGANGAAVDLSRVTGLPPLQPGQAVILGIRPQELQLLSAGEAPFPIRIEGKVRVCEPHGPETFVLLDLPQGSVVARAPATASFRPGETVAFGAQTAALRLFDKQTGTLIGSA; encoded by the coding sequence ATGGCACGCATCGAGCTGCAACAGATCGTCAAGCGCTACGGCACCATCACCACCGTCCGCGGCATCGACCTCACCATCGAGGACGGCGAATTCGTCGTTCTTGTCGGCCCCTCCGGCTGCGGCAAATCGACGACGCTGCGGATGATCGCGGGGCTGGAGCCGATTTCGGGCGGCACGCTGCGCATTGGCGGCGAGGTGGTCAACGACCACGAGCCGAAGCACCGCAACATTGCGATGGTGTTCCAGAACTACGCGATCTACCCGCATCTGACGGTGGCGCAGAATATCGGCTTCGGGCTCTACACATCCAAGCTCTCCAAGGCGCAGAAGCAGGCCCGCATTCGCGAGACCGCCCGCACGCTCAGCCTCGAACCTTATCTCGACCGGCGGCCGGCCGCGCTATCGGGCGGGCAGAGGCAGCGCGTCGCCATCGGCCGCGCCATGGTGCGCGATCCCGTGGCCTTCCTGTTCGACGAGCCGCTGTCCAATCTCGACGCCCAATTGCGCGGGCAGATGCGCCTGGAAATCAAGCAGCTGCACCAGCGCCTGGGCAGCACCATCGTCTTCGTCACGCATGACCAGGTCGAGGCGATGTCGCTGGCCGACCGCATCGTCGTGATGCGCGACGGCTCCATCCTGCAGGTCGGTTCGCCGATGGAGCTCTACAACCGGCCGGCGGACATCTTCACCGCGCGCTTCATCGGCACGCCCGAGATGAACATGATCGACGCCGTCGCGGCGGATGGCGGGCTCGCAGTTGGGGCCAACGGCGCCGCGGTCGATCTCTCCCGCGTCACCGGGCTGCCGCCGCTCCAGCCCGGCCAGGCCGTCATCCTCGGCATCAGGCCGCAGGAGTTGCAGCTGCTCTCCGCCGGCGAGGCCCCCTTCCCCATCCGCATCGAAGGCAAGGTGCGGGTCTGCGAGCCGCATGGCCCGGAGACCTTCGTGCTGCTGGACCTGCCGCAGGGCAGCGTGGTGGCGCGCGCGCCCGCGACAGCGTCGTTCAGGCCCGGCGAGACGGTAGCCTTCGGAGCCCAGACGGCAGCTTTGCGTCTCTTCGACAAGCAGACCGGAACGCTGATCGGCAGCGCCTAA
- a CDS encoding argininosuccinate lyase gives MGSLQVNDRSRFPDPVYRETVLKPLFDGARHFHAEALRRIDRAHLVMLVETGILDAGQGAAIARALQAMEREIDPAALAYGGDVEDYFFYMERELKQRTGADIGGRLHTARSRNDIDHCFLKLGLKPRIDGLLAACRRLLAGLIAVATRDRDVLIVAYTHGQPAQPTTYGHYLGAIIEVLIRDIERIEAARAIVDLSPMGAAAITTSGFPIDRHRVAWLLGFAAPLQNAYSCIAATDYLTSTYSAIGLLFLHLGRPIQDFQFWSSFEVGQLYLPNAFVQISSIMPQKRNPVPFEHLRHLASQTCGRARAVVDVMHNTPFTDMTDSEAETHEMGYQAVDAGLRVLDLMTATIEAGRIDPDRVAVNLSRSCATITELADWLVRSEGLSFRLGHEIAADVARAVVAMAGDLPTDGFSAFKTAFEHHVGRSPAANAAEFARMVSPEHFVAVRDRFGGPAPAVLDRALDGYRAALAGFETKAQQIAAREAQAAAELDRRIPEIAECA, from the coding sequence ATGGGTTCACTGCAGGTCAACGACCGCTCGCGCTTTCCCGATCCGGTCTATCGCGAGACGGTGCTGAAGCCGCTCTTCGACGGCGCCCGCCATTTCCATGCCGAGGCGCTGCGCCGCATCGATCGCGCGCATCTGGTCATGCTGGTCGAAACCGGCATCCTCGATGCCGGCCAGGGCGCGGCGATCGCGCGCGCGCTGCAGGCGATGGAGCGGGAGATCGACCCGGCTGCCCTCGCCTATGGCGGCGATGTCGAGGACTACTTCTTCTACATGGAGCGCGAGCTCAAGCAGCGCACTGGGGCCGATATCGGCGGCCGGCTGCACACGGCCCGCTCGCGCAACGACATCGACCACTGTTTTCTCAAGCTCGGCCTGAAGCCGCGCATCGACGGCCTGCTCGCCGCATGCCGCCGCCTGCTGGCGGGGCTGATCGCGGTGGCGACGCGCGACCGCGACGTCCTGATCGTGGCCTATACCCATGGACAGCCGGCCCAGCCCACGACCTACGGCCACTATCTCGGCGCGATCATCGAGGTGCTGATCCGCGATATCGAGCGGATCGAGGCGGCACGCGCGATCGTCGATCTGAGCCCGATGGGCGCGGCCGCGATCACGACCTCCGGCTTCCCGATCGACCGGCATCGCGTGGCCTGGCTGCTCGGCTTCGCCGCGCCGCTGCAGAACGCCTATTCCTGCATCGCCGCCACCGACTACCTGACCTCGACCTACAGCGCCATCGGGCTCCTGTTCCTGCATCTTGGCCGGCCGATCCAGGATTTCCAGTTCTGGTCGAGCTTCGAGGTCGGCCAGCTCTATCTGCCCAACGCCTTCGTGCAGATCTCCTCGATCATGCCACAGAAGCGCAATCCGGTGCCGTTCGAGCATCTGCGCCATCTCGCGAGCCAGACCTGCGGCCGGGCGCGCGCCGTCGTCGACGTGATGCACAACACGCCCTTCACGGACATGACCGACAGCGAGGCCGAAACCCATGAGATGGGCTATCAGGCTGTAGACGCGGGCTTGCGCGTGCTCGACCTGATGACCGCGACGATCGAGGCGGGGCGGATCGACCCCGACCGGGTCGCCGTCAATCTCAGCCGGTCCTGCGCCACGATCACGGAGTTGGCGGATTGGCTGGTGCGTAGCGAAGGCTTGTCTTTCCGGCTCGGCCACGAGATCGCCGCCGATGTCGCGCGTGCCGTCGTGGCGATGGCGGGCGACCTTCCCACAGACGGCTTTAGCGCCTTCAAGACGGCTTTTGAGCATCATGTCGGCCGCTCACCGGCCGCCAATGCCGCCGAATTCGCGCGAATGGTCTCGCCCGAGCATTTCGTCGCGGTCCGGGACCGTTTCGGCGGCCCGGCTCCCGCAGTGCTCGACCGCGCGCTCGACGGTTATCGCGCGGCCTTGGCGGGTTTCGAGACAAAAGCCCAACAGATCGCAGCGCGCGAGGCGCAAGCCGCAGCCGAGCTCGACCGTCGCATCCCTGAGATTGCGGAGTGTGCATGA
- a CDS encoding carbohydrate ABC transporter permease, which produces MSAQTQPLSAYGSVRPGRIVAWTVLFLGGVVMITPLLFMFSTSLKSAGHVYDLRLIPDQPTLANYVKVLSDGRFMRWFANSTIIATVVTLSCLFFDSLVAYTLAKFTFPGRRLVFLAILSTLMIPTEMLVIPWYLMASKLGWIDSYLGIMFPGLVTAFGVFLMRQFFETVPNDFLEAARVDGLNEFAIWWKVALPLVTPALSALAIFTFLGNWTAFFWPLIVTTDPSLYTLPVGLSSFAVEQSIQWELIMTGAALATLPTLAIFLFFQRYIVRGVMLAGVKG; this is translated from the coding sequence ATGAGCGCGCAGACGCAGCCCCTATCGGCCTATGGCAGCGTGCGCCCCGGCCGCATCGTCGCCTGGACGGTCCTGTTCCTCGGCGGCGTGGTCATGATCACGCCGCTGCTCTTCATGTTCTCGACCTCGCTGAAATCGGCCGGCCATGTCTACGATCTGCGCCTGATCCCGGACCAGCCGACGCTTGCCAACTACGTCAAGGTGCTGTCCGACGGGCGCTTCATGCGCTGGTTCGCGAACTCGACGATCATCGCCACGGTCGTCACCCTGTCCTGCCTGTTCTTCGACAGCCTCGTCGCCTACACGCTCGCCAAATTCACGTTTCCGGGCCGGCGCCTCGTCTTCCTGGCGATCCTGTCGACTCTGATGATCCCGACCGAGATGCTGGTCATCCCGTGGTATCTGATGGCGAGCAAGCTCGGCTGGATCGACAGCTATCTGGGCATCATGTTCCCGGGCCTCGTCACCGCCTTCGGCGTCTTCCTGATGCGGCAGTTCTTCGAGACCGTGCCGAACGACTTCCTCGAGGCGGCGCGGGTCGACGGGCTCAACGAGTTTGCGATCTGGTGGAAGGTGGCGCTGCCGCTGGTCACGCCCGCCCTGTCGGCGCTGGCGATCTTCACCTTCCTCGGCAACTGGACGGCCTTCTTCTGGCCGCTGATCGTGACGACCGATCCCTCGCTCTACACGCTGCCGGTCGGCCTCTCCAGCTTCGCAGTCGAGCAGTCGATCCAGTGGGAGCTGATCATGACGGGCGCAGCGCTCGCCACCCTGCCGACCCTGGCGATCTTCCTGTTCTTCCAACGCTACATCGTGCGCGGCGTCATGCTCGCCGGAGTCAAGGGCTGA
- a CDS encoding carbohydrate ABC transporter permease: MTALTSPRSAGLSGPWGRLSIATKQIVWAWTFLALPVLFFAAVRFYPTLEGFYLSLTDWDLLNEARFIGLDNYRKLFADPVFWQVFANTFAYLVFGTPIAIVLSFAIAYYLDRVTVLHGLIRALYFLPYLTTAAAMAWVWRWFYQPPPIGVINSILGSLGIPAQPFLRSVDQALPAIMLTAIWAHLGFQIIIFMAGLRAIPTSYYEAARIDGLGEGAILRRITIPLLKPTTVFLVVFSSIGFLRIFDQVYNMTSNDPGGPLNSTKPLVLMIYQTAFSSYQMGYAAAQTVVLFVILFSISMAQLWILRNR; this comes from the coding sequence ATGACCGCGCTGACATCGCCCCGGAGCGCCGGCCTCAGTGGCCCCTGGGGAAGGTTGTCGATCGCGACGAAGCAGATCGTCTGGGCCTGGACCTTCCTGGCCCTGCCCGTCCTGTTCTTCGCCGCCGTTCGCTTCTACCCGACGCTGGAGGGGTTCTATCTCTCGCTGACCGACTGGGACCTGCTCAACGAAGCCCGCTTCATCGGGCTCGACAATTACCGCAAGCTCTTCGCCGACCCGGTTTTCTGGCAGGTATTCGCCAACACCTTCGCCTATCTCGTCTTCGGCACGCCGATCGCGATCGTCCTGTCCTTCGCCATCGCCTATTATCTCGACCGCGTCACCGTCCTGCACGGGCTGATCCGCGCGCTTTATTTCCTGCCCTATCTGACGACGGCCGCGGCGATGGCTTGGGTCTGGCGCTGGTTCTACCAGCCCCCGCCGATCGGCGTGATCAACAGCATCCTGGGCTCGCTCGGCATCCCGGCCCAGCCCTTTCTGCGCTCGGTCGACCAGGCCTTGCCGGCGATCATGCTGACCGCGATCTGGGCGCATCTCGGCTTCCAGATCATCATCTTCATGGCGGGCCTGCGCGCCATCCCGACGAGCTATTACGAAGCCGCGCGCATCGACGGGCTGGGCGAAGGCGCGATCCTGCGGCGCATCACCATTCCGCTGCTGAAGCCGACGACGGTGTTCCTGGTCGTGTTCTCGTCGATCGGGTTCCTGCGGATCTTCGACCAGGTCTACAACATGACCAGCAACGATCCCGGCGGGCCGCTGAATTCGACCAAGCCGCTGGTGCTGATGATCTATCAGACCGCCTTTTCCTCCTACCAGATGGGCTATGCCGCGGCGCAGACCGTGGTGCTGTTCGTGATCCTGTTCTCGATCTCGATGGCGCAGCTCTGGATCCTGAGGAACCGCTGA